The Actinotalea sp. JY-7876 sequence CGCGCGTGGGGTCGCCGGTGCGCGGGCGGGGACCCGGACCACCCGCGGCTCGGCCTCCCGGGGCGGACGGTAAGGTTGTCGACATCGCGTCTGCAACATGGCGCGTCCACGAGCTGAGGAGAATCCCCCCATGGAGATCGCCCGGGACCTGCTGCTGGTCCTCCACTTCGTCGGCCTCGCGAGCCTGCTCGGCGGGTTCCTCGTCCAGATGAAGCCGAAGACCAAGAAGATCGACGCCGCGATGTTCCACGGTGCGCTCACGCAGCTCGTCACGGGCGTCGCGCTCGTCGGCATGGCCTACGCGCTCGGCAACGGCGAGCATGTCGACAACCTCAAGATCGGAATCAAGACGCTCGTCCTGCTGGTCATCTTCGCGCTGGTGCTGCGGGGCCGCCGTCAGCAGAGCGTCAGCACGGGTGTGTGGGGCGCGATCGGCGGCCTGACCCTGCTCAACATCATCGTCGCCGTCGTCTGGTGAGCCGGCGGGCGCGCGGCCGGTAGCCTGGGGCGGTCAGCCTTCTCTTCTCCGTCAGGGGTCCAGGTGCCTACCGGCAAGGTCAAGTGGTTCGACGCCGAGCGCGGCTTCGGTTTCATCGCCAGCGACGAGGGCGACGAGGTCTTCCTGCACGCCTCCGCGCTGCCCGCGGGCGTGACCGCCCCCAAGCCCGGCACCAAGGTGGACTTCGGCGTCGCCGACGGCCGCCGCGGCCCGCAGGCCCTGTCGGTCAAGTTCCTCGAGCCGCTGCCCTCGGTCGCGAAGGCCCAGCGCAAGCCGGCCGACGACATGGCAATCATCGTCGAGGACCTCATCAAGGTCCTGGACTCGGTGGGCAACGGCCTGCGCCGCGGTCGCTACCCGGAGAAGGGCAAGGCGTCGCAGGTCGCCTCCCTGCTCCGCGCCGTCGCCGACGACCTCGAGGCCTGAGATGGCGGCCGCCACCAGGTCTCCCGCCAAGGACGCCGTCCTCGCCTCGGCCGTCGACCTCGCCCGGGCCGCCGCCCAGGAGGTCGCGGACCGTCCGGAGCTGGTCGGCGAGCACCTCGGGGTCGTGGTCGAGGGCGAGCGCCTGGTCTCGCACCGCTTCGCCTCCACCGCCCCCGGCTACCGCGGCTGGCACTGGAGCGTCACGGTGGCGCGCGTCCCGCGCGGCCGCACCGCGACCGTGTGCGAGGTCCACCTCCTGCCCGGCGACGACGCGCTGCTCGCACCGGAGTGGGTGCCGTGGGCCGACCGCCTGCGCCCGGGAGACCTCGGGACCGGCGACGTCCTGCCGTACCTCCCGGACGACGACCGGCTCGAGCAGGGCTACGAGGCCACGGGTGACGCCGACGCCGACGAGCTCGCCATCTTCGAGCTCGGGCTCGGGCGCGAGCGCGTGCTCTCCCCCCGCGGCCGATCCGAGGCCGCGGAGCGCTGGTACGCCGGCTCGCACGGGCCGACGGCGCCGGCCGCCCTCGCCGCGAGCGCGCCGTGCTCGACGTGCGGGTTCCTGCTGCTCATGGCGGGCTCGCTGCGCACCGAGTTCGGCGTCTGCGCCAACGAGTGGTCGCCCGACGACGGCCGCGTGGTGAGCATGGACCACGGCTGCGGTGCCCACTCGCAGACGGACGTCGCGCCCGCGCCCAGCGACTGGCCGGACCCGCCCGCGTCCGACGCGATGGACCTGGAGCTCGTCCGGCTGCTCGACCAGGCCGCGCCCCCGGCCGCCGAGCCCGAGGCCCAGGAGCCGGACGCCGGGTCAGACCCCCGGGAGTGACGGCCGACCGCTTCGCGACCGGACCGCTGCGCCGCGCGGTCCTCGCGGGCTGGTCGGACCACCCGCCGCGCTTCCGCGAGGACGCGAACGCGGAGGAGGACAACGCGCGGCGGTACTACCGCGACCGCGTCGTCGTCGAGCTCGCGCAGAACGCCGCCGACGCCGCGGCGCGGGCCGGCGGGCAGGGGAGGCTGGCACTCCACCTCGCGCGGACGGCGTACGGGGTGACCCTCACGGCCCGCAACACCGGCCGGCCGCTCGACGCCGCAGGGGTCGCGTCCCTGGCGTCGCTGCGCGCCTCCGCCAAGCACGACGACACCACCGTGGGCCGGTTCGGCGTCGGCTTCGCGGCCGTGCGCTCGGTCGCCGACGAGGTCACCGTCGCGTCCCGCACGGGTGCGGTGCACTTCTCCCTCGCGGCGACGCGGGCCGGCCTCCGCGACGCGCCCCCGGGGCTGTCCGAGGAGGTCGCGCGCCGGGGCGACGCGCTGCCGGTCCTGCGCCTGCCGTTCCCCGGGCCGGCGGCGGGGCACCCCGGTGAGCCCGGTGAGGGCTGGGACACCGCGGTGGTCCTGACCCTGCGCGACGACGTCGCGGTCGAGCGGGTCCGCGCCGAGCTCGCGGCGCTGGGCGACGTCCTGCTGCTCGCCCTGCCCGCGCTGACCTGCGTCGAGGTGCGCGACGAGGTCGGCGTCCCCGGCGGATCGGCCCGCGTCCTGCGCGACGTCGGGGAGCGGTGGGTCGTCGCGACCCGGACCGGCGTGCACGACGCGGCCCTGCTCGCGGACGCGGCGGTCGAGGACCGCGACCGCCGCGCGTGGCGGGTCACCTGGGCCGTCCGGCGGCCCGGCGCCACTGCCGACCGGCCCGCGCCCGTGGTGCACGCGCCCACGCCGACCGACGAGCCGGGCACGCTGCCGGCGCTCCTGGTCGCGACCTTCCCGCTGGACCCGTCGCGGCGGCGCGTCGCCCCCGGGCCCGTGACCGACGCCGTCGTCGCGGCCGCCGGTCTCGCCTGGGCCGACCTGCTGCTCGCGTGCCGCGACGGGACCGGCGGCGCGGCCCCGGACCCGGCCGACCTCCTGCCGCCCGGCCTGCCCGCCGGCCCGCTCGACGCGGCCCTGCGCGTCGCCGTCGTGCGCGCGAGCCGGACCGTGCCGATGCTCCCGGCGGCCGACGGCGGCCGACGGGCCGCGGCGGACGCCGTCGCCCTGCCCGCCGGCACGGACCGGGCCCTGCTGCGCGCGCT is a genomic window containing:
- a CDS encoding cold-shock protein, whose amino-acid sequence is MPTGKVKWFDAERGFGFIASDEGDEVFLHASALPAGVTAPKPGTKVDFGVADGRRGPQALSVKFLEPLPSVAKAQRKPADDMAIIVEDLIKVLDSVGNGLRRGRYPEKGKASQVASLLRAVADDLEA
- a CDS encoding DUF3027 domain-containing protein, with the translated sequence MAAATRSPAKDAVLASAVDLARAAAQEVADRPELVGEHLGVVVEGERLVSHRFASTAPGYRGWHWSVTVARVPRGRTATVCEVHLLPGDDALLAPEWVPWADRLRPGDLGTGDVLPYLPDDDRLEQGYEATGDADADELAIFELGLGRERVLSPRGRSEAAERWYAGSHGPTAPAALAASAPCSTCGFLLLMAGSLRTEFGVCANEWSPDDGRVVSMDHGCGAHSQTDVAPAPSDWPDPPASDAMDLELVRLLDQAAPPAAEPEAQEPDAGSDPRE